TACCGTTGAGGTTGACCGAAATCACCTTGTGCCAGTTGTGCAAATCTTCCGGTTCGTTCTCGTTGCAGATACCGGCGCTGTTGACCAGCACATCGACGTAGTCCACCTGTTTGGCGAGCATTTTGAAGAAGGCTTCCATGCCCTCCAGGTCGGCAATGTTCGCCGAATGGGTTTCGACACGGGCCTTGATCTGCCCGTGTTGCTCGTCGACCCAGCGTTGCAGTTCCGGTAAATCCAGATCCAGCAGGATCAAGCGGTGCCCGGCGTCGGCGGCAAAATTCTCTGCCACCGCCCGGCCGATGCCTTTGGCGGCACCGGTAATCAGAATGGTCCGGCTCATGGCATCTTCAACCCGCCGTTGACCGGCAGGACCTCACCCGTCAGGTACAAACCGCGATCGGCGATGTACAGCACCGCCTCGGCTATCTCATGGGGTTCGGCGTAACGCTTGATCAGCAACCGTGACTGGATTTCCTGTTCCTGACTGCCGATCAGCGCCGTGCTCATTTCGGTGTTGACGATGCCCGGCGCCACCGCATTCACCCGAATGTTGCGCGGCGCCAGTTCCACTGCCAGGGCACGGGTCAGCGCTTCGACACCGCCCTTGGCCGCGGCATAGTTGCTTTGCCCCTTGCCGGGTTTCTGCGCTGCCACCGAGCTGATGTTGACGATGCAACCGCTGCGCTGGCGCATCATGCCCGGCACCACTTGCTGACAGCAGAGCAAGGTGCCGATCAGGTTGGTCTGGATCACCTCGACGATGTCGCGGCTCGGCATCGTCGCCAGCAACCCGTCACGGGTGATGCCAGCGTTGTTGACCAGCAGATCGACGCGCTGGAAATGCTCGTCGACCCGTTCGAAAAAGGCTTTGATGCTGTCGCCGCTGCTGACATCGCATTGCAGCGCCAGGCACTCGAGGCCCAGTGCCTGAACCTCGTCACGCAAGGACATGGCGGCCACTTCGTCGCGTACATAACTGAATGCGATCTGATAGCCCGCGCCGGCCAGGGCCAGGACAATCGCCCGGCCGATACCACGACTGCCACCGGTCACCACTGCTACTTTATTCGGCATGACCGTTCCTTAGAGTGAGTTGTCAGTCTTGAACTGCGCGAGGCTGAAGCCGTGGGTCGCGGCCAGGGCACGAATCTGCTGCACTTGCTCGCGGCTGATATCGCCGTAGGAGTAGTGCTGTTTCATCCCGGACAACCCCATCAACACCGACTCCGCCATGCAGGCATACAACTGGCCTTCCTTGAGGTAGGCGCGCACGTTACGAATCAGGCCATCGCCCAACGGTGTCTGGACAATCCCGCCGTGCATGTACAACACGTCGGCCCGTTGCCCGGAGAGGTTCTGATCGACGTTCAGCGGCACCGCGATGTCGCAGATCACGCTGTTTTCGGCGAAGTGATCGGCACCGAGAAACGGTTGAGGGGCATTCGCCGCACAGAGCACGATGCGCGCCTGCTTCAGCACCTCAAGGTCATTGCTGACCGTGATGAACGCATTCGCACCCAGGTGCTCTTCGACCAGACGCTGCACTCGCAAACCGAGGTCGGCGCCAGCACCGTGGGCCTGTAACAACGCGTCGATGCCGTCGAGTTTCTGCAAGCGGCTGGCGAGGCGGTCGTGCTCGGCGACACCTTTGAGAATCGCGCGGGCGGCCTCGGCGTAAATCAGCTGGGCGGTCTTCTCCAGGCGCCGCAGTGAGCCGTCGCGACCGCTGCCGATGAGGATCAGGTGTTCGACACTGGTGGACAGCAACGATGCGTAAGTCGAAGCAATGTTGCCCGCCGCACCGACCACCGCCGCCGTCTGTTGGCTCAGTTCCAGGCCTTGCTGCTTGCAACCTTGCTCGATCGCTTCCAGGCCCATGCCGATGGTCAGCGCATTGCCGGAAGTCAGCGCCATGTCGGGGATTTTCAGCGCCTGACAGTTGTTGGTGACGATCGAGGTGTACATGCCCAGACCGGCCACACTGTAGCCATCCGCCCGGGCATCACGGATGCGATTACTGACTTCGTCGCGGATGGTGTCCAGGTCGCCACTGGCGATGTACGCAGCCATGGCATCGGAGTCCATGCACAACGGGTACAGGGTGAATTCCACGGCGGTGCCGAGTTTCGAACGAATCAGCACCGGGCCGATTGGCGCAGCACGCCGCTCCGGGGCCATACGCTTGATGAACTCGCGCTTCTGTTCGGCGCTGAGGGTCGACAGCGACGGGTCAACATCACTGAGCATGTCGGAATCGATCAGGTGATTGATGAACGCCACGCGCGCCACCACGCGAACGTTCTCGTCAGGCTTTGGGAGGTTTTCAGGTTCCTTGAAGCTCACCTCGCGGGCCGGTACTTCGGGGATGCTGTCGGCACACACCCCGGCCGCCAGCGGGAAGGCATCGCGTCGACGCAGCATGTCGCAGACCTTTTGCAACGAGCCGATCAAGCCGTCGATTTCCTCGAAGGTGATGCACACCGGCGGCTCCAGGCGAATCACGTTGGCGTTGCTGCCCGACGGCGCGACCCGCAGCGATTCGAATTGCAGCAGGTAGCCGGCAATGATGTAACCCAGCGCATCGTTGTACTGCGCCGACGCCTGCACCAGCGAACTGGTGCCGGTCAGGTCGTGCAATTCGAACCCCAGCAGCAACCCTCGACCACGCACGTCGGCAATCACGTCCGGGTACGCGGCTTTGAGTTCGAGCAATGACGACTTGAGGTATTCGCCTTTCCTGTTCACCTCCTTGAGCATCGCGCTGTCGTTGGCAAACAAGCGGCGCAATGCCGACAGGGCGATATGGCACGAGGCATCGTCTTCGGCGAAGGTCGAGCTGTGGATGTAGCTGAAATCGTTTTCGTAGTGGCTGGCACGGATGACCGTCGCGGCAATTTTCATCAGGCCACCGCCCAACGCTTTGGACAGGCAGTAGTAATCGCCCTGCAAGTTGAAATGGCTGGCGCCGAGCAAAGTGCCGGTGCGGCCGAAACCCGATTGCACTTCGTCGATGATCAGCGGGCATTGCTGCTCGTTGCACAGGCGACGCAGGCCCAGGTAGAACTCGTTGGCGAACTCGTTGATGCCGCCCTCGCCCTGGATCGGTTCGAGCAACACCGCCGTGATCGCGCTGAAAGCGTCACGACGTACCTGCAAGGTCTCGCCGCTCCACTCAAGGCTAAGCCAATGCCGCGTGTGGCGGGCCGGCAAATCCAAGAGCTGCTGGGGTTGCTGCGGATCGATGAACTCGACGTTAAGGCCAAAACGGGCGAACGGCTGACGGTACTGTTTGCCGTACGTCAGCTGGACGGTGTTCACCAGTTTGCCGTGAAAGCTGCCGCGAAGGGCGACGAATACCGGCTCGACATGCAACTGCGCGAGGTTGTGTTGACGCACCGCTTCCACCACTTGGCGCACGGTCACGTAAGACAGATTTTCCGGCAGCAATCCGACGGGCAGGTCGAGGTCATCAACGTCCAGTTCGACATAGGCCTTGTCGCTGGCGGTCAGGTTGGCCAGGGCGAAATCCCGTTCGTCGAACTGCTTCTGCAAGGTTTTCTGACGGCGGTATTCGGCATGCTTGACGGCGATTTCCACCGACTCGGCGCCACTGTTGGAGAAGGTCGAAATGTAGCGCTCGTTGTTGTTCAACTCCCGATTGAACGCCTCGCTGAGTTCGCGGCCCAGCATACCGGCGGCGCCACGCACGGACATCTGCGCATTGAACGGCACATCGGCGCGCAACAGGCCGCAGAGTTGGTCGACGAACTGCGGATCATTGTGGCCAAACAACGCCGCACCATAACCGCCCAGAAAGTCGGTGACGGTCACCTCTGCGCCTTGTTTGTCGAGGTAAAACAGCTTGCTGCCCAGCGCCCGGTGGAACTGGCATTCCAGGCCCAGGGCCTGCATCAATTCAACGAATTTAGGTCGTACGTAATCGCGGTAATCCATAAAAGTCATATCCCTTGATCAGAAAATAGAAGCGATTCATTACGTTCAAAACGGCTGACCGGCCGCCTGATAGTCGAGCTGGTAACAGGCGCTGAAACCGTTGTCGTCACGGTTGATGATCAGGCAGTCGCGCAGCACCGCGTCCCGGCCCTCACCGAGCACAAACGGCAGCTGCGGTTCCACCGGTTGCTGCAACCCGATGATCGGCGGCACACGCTGGGCCTGCAGTGCATGACGGGACAGAATCAGGTCGACCAGGCTCGGCGCGCCGCTGAGAATGCCGGTCACCGGCACGCTACTGGTGATATGCGAGGCACCGGCGCGGGCCAGCGTCCGTGCCAGGTCGGTGTCCTTGTGCGGATCGCCACTGGCGCTGCTGACCAGCAGATCGACCTGTTTGTCCGGCAGGTTCAACGCCCCCAGTCGTGGATGGGCGGTGAGTCCCGACAGGCAGGTCTGCGGCCCATCCGGTAGATCGTCGGCCCGGCGCAAAATCAATGCCGCCGCGCCTTCACCGGCAATCCCACCCGTGCCTTGGCGATCGAATGCACGCAAGGTTTGCGAACCGTCGGTGCTGATCACGCCAGCCTCGGCCAGTGCGGCCAGCGCCAACGGATCGAGTTCACTGCCGGCGCCGACCACAATCGCCGCATCGATACGACCGCTTTGCAATGCCGCGCATGCCTCGCGCAACGCCGCCAGATTGCCGGCCACGCCTTGCATGTAGGCGTTGCATTCGCACTCCAGTTTCAGCGCCAGACTGACAACCCCGAGCAAGCCGTTGCTCAGGCTCTTGAGCACCAGGAACGGGTCGAGCGCGCGCTCCCGCAACACCCGTTGAGCAAGGCGCCGCATGTCGGCACCGGACTCATCGCGGCACTCGTGGAGCAACTCGCCATAGGCCGCCAACGACGGATGGGTATAACCGCCCTGGCAGCAATAGAGGCCGTAGCGCAGCTCGTCATTGCCTGGTTCAAGCCCGGCTTCGACCAACGCCTGACGCACCGCGCTGACGCCCCAGATCACGGCCGGCGGGCAGTAACGCTGGAGGTTCTGGGCCACGTCCTGGC
This region of Pseudomonas mandelii genomic DNA includes:
- a CDS encoding 3-oxoacyl-ACP reductase family protein, whose protein sequence is MPNKVAVVTGGSRGIGRAIVLALAGAGYQIAFSYVRDEVAAMSLRDEVQALGLECLALQCDVSSGDSIKAFFERVDEHFQRVDLLVNNAGITRDGLLATMPSRDIVEVIQTNLIGTLLCCQQVVPGMMRQRSGCIVNISSVAAQKPGKGQSNYAAAKGGVEALTRALAVELAPRNIRVNAVAPGIVNTEMSTALIGSQEQEIQSRLLIKRYAEPHEIAEAVLYIADRGLYLTGEVLPVNGGLKMP
- a CDS encoding aminotransferase class III-fold pyridoxal phosphate-dependent enzyme — encoded protein: MDYRDYVRPKFVELMQALGLECQFHRALGSKLFYLDKQGAEVTVTDFLGGYGAALFGHNDPQFVDQLCGLLRADVPFNAQMSVRGAAGMLGRELSEAFNRELNNNERYISTFSNSGAESVEIAVKHAEYRRQKTLQKQFDERDFALANLTASDKAYVELDVDDLDLPVGLLPENLSYVTVRQVVEAVRQHNLAQLHVEPVFVALRGSFHGKLVNTVQLTYGKQYRQPFARFGLNVEFIDPQQPQQLLDLPARHTRHWLSLEWSGETLQVRRDAFSAITAVLLEPIQGEGGINEFANEFYLGLRRLCNEQQCPLIIDEVQSGFGRTGTLLGASHFNLQGDYYCLSKALGGGLMKIAATVIRASHYENDFSYIHSSTFAEDDASCHIALSALRRLFANDSAMLKEVNRKGEYLKSSLLELKAAYPDVIADVRGRGLLLGFELHDLTGTSSLVQASAQYNDALGYIIAGYLLQFESLRVAPSGSNANVIRLEPPVCITFEEIDGLIGSLQKVCDMLRRRDAFPLAAGVCADSIPEVPAREVSFKEPENLPKPDENVRVVARVAFINHLIDSDMLSDVDPSLSTLSAEQKREFIKRMAPERRAAPIGPVLIRSKLGTAVEFTLYPLCMDSDAMAAYIASGDLDTIRDEVSNRIRDARADGYSVAGLGMYTSIVTNNCQALKIPDMALTSGNALTIGMGLEAIEQGCKQQGLELSQQTAAVVGAAGNIASTYASLLSTSVEHLILIGSGRDGSLRRLEKTAQLIYAEAARAILKGVAEHDRLASRLQKLDGIDALLQAHGAGADLGLRVQRLVEEHLGANAFITVSNDLEVLKQARIVLCAANAPQPFLGADHFAENSVICDIAVPLNVDQNLSGQRADVLYMHGGIVQTPLGDGLIRNVRAYLKEGQLYACMAESVLMGLSGMKQHYSYGDISREQVQQIRALAATHGFSLAQFKTDNSL
- a CDS encoding beta-ketoacyl synthase N-terminal-like domain-containing protein, producing MTGATVRVAIAGSGCVLPSGWGVQRFWSAASEARSGIALLQSKLFHSERVTAFGHVSDEDHQTSRQDVAQNLQRYCPPAVIWGVSAVRQALVEAGLEPGNDELRYGLYCCQGGYTHPSLAAYGELLHECRDESGADMRRLAQRVLRERALDPFLVLKSLSNGLLGVVSLALKLECECNAYMQGVAGNLAALREACAALQSGRIDAAIVVGAGSELDPLALAALAEAGVISTDGSQTLRAFDRQGTGGIAGEGAAALILRRADDLPDGPQTCLSGLTAHPRLGALNLPDKQVDLLVSSASGDPHKDTDLARTLARAGASHITSSVPVTGILSGAPSLVDLILSRHALQAQRVPPIIGLQQPVEPQLPFVLGEGRDAVLRDCLIINRDDNGFSACYQLDYQAAGQPF